In Flavivirga abyssicola, the following are encoded in one genomic region:
- a CDS encoding glycoside hydrolase family 127 protein: MKLIKHVLIVLFSMALIVSCKQNKKNTEDKNIALNTRTSKDLNLDNSKGAINTANSPHVKLKSLNIGDCQWTDGFWADKFKVAEEVMVPYMGEVLKGDTGHALNNFKVAASLKEGKHKGMNWHDGDFYKWMEAATYIYAINKDEKIINELDGLIEIIGKAQQDNGYLQTQIQLTKGEPFSERRYHEMYNSGHLYIAACIYYRVTGKTNFLDIAIKHADNLYATFQPQPKELARFGFNQVQIMGLVELYRTTKDKRYLELAEIFINMRGKSKVKPDPTVRFNHIGDMTQERTPLRKSDEAVGHAVLALYYYAGAADVYAETGEKALIDALDKIWRNIVDKKMFVTGACGQKHDGGSSNRDFVHEAFTIDYEMHNAHAYNETCANLCNAMFNYRMLGVKGESKHADIMELVLYNSALSGISLEGNSYFYTNPLRRTTGHKMGITDYPDRVPYIPCFCCPPNLVRTIAKSSAWAYSLSENGVAVNLYGGNKLETKLIDGSTIKLKQETNYPWDGNIKITMDECKKDPFDILLRIPDWAGSSKIMINGKTANTNAKPGNFAVINRKWQKGDVISLSLPMNIKLLEGNPLIEEVRNQATIKRGPVVYCLESPDLPKNTDILDVYLPIKSELTAIYKPDLLGGVTAISGNVKLRENDQKGMYRELSNLKWKNHKAQFVPYFAWSNRGESEMSVWLPLILE; the protein is encoded by the coding sequence ATGAAACTAATAAAACACGTATTAATTGTCTTATTCAGTATGGCCCTGATTGTTTCTTGTAAACAAAATAAAAAGAACACAGAAGATAAAAATATTGCACTAAATACTAGAACCAGTAAAGACCTCAATTTAGACAATAGCAAAGGAGCTATTAATACTGCAAATAGTCCACATGTTAAGCTAAAAAGCCTAAATATTGGTGATTGTCAATGGACTGATGGATTTTGGGCAGACAAATTTAAAGTAGCAGAAGAAGTTATGGTGCCTTATATGGGGGAAGTTCTTAAGGGAGATACAGGGCACGCTTTAAACAACTTCAAGGTTGCTGCTAGTTTAAAAGAAGGTAAGCATAAAGGCATGAACTGGCATGATGGCGATTTTTACAAATGGATGGAAGCTGCAACGTATATATATGCTATTAATAAAGATGAAAAAATCATTAATGAACTAGATGGTCTTATTGAAATAATTGGGAAAGCACAACAAGATAATGGATACTTACAGACTCAAATTCAACTAACAAAAGGAGAGCCTTTTTCTGAAAGAAGATACCATGAGATGTATAACAGTGGACATTTATACATTGCAGCGTGTATTTACTATAGAGTTACAGGAAAGACTAACTTTTTAGATATTGCCATTAAGCATGCAGACAACCTATATGCTACATTTCAACCACAACCAAAAGAATTAGCACGTTTTGGTTTTAATCAAGTGCAAATCATGGGGTTAGTTGAATTATACAGAACGACCAAAGACAAGCGCTATTTAGAATTAGCGGAGATTTTTATCAACATGAGGGGGAAATCTAAAGTAAAACCAGACCCAACAGTTAGATTCAATCATATTGGAGATATGACACAGGAAAGAACACCTTTAAGAAAATCTGATGAAGCTGTAGGACATGCCGTTTTAGCACTTTATTACTATGCAGGTGCTGCCGATGTATATGCTGAAACCGGAGAAAAAGCTTTGATTGATGCTTTGGACAAAATATGGAGAAATATTGTAGATAAAAAAATGTTCGTCACAGGTGCTTGTGGACAGAAACACGATGGTGGCTCTTCTAATCGCGATTTTGTACATGAAGCTTTTACTATCGATTATGAAATGCATAATGCACATGCCTATAATGAAACTTGTGCCAACTTGTGTAATGCGATGTTTAATTACAGAATGTTAGGTGTAAAGGGGGAGTCTAAACATGCTGACATTATGGAACTTGTACTATATAATAGCGCTTTATCAGGTATAAGCTTAGAAGGTAATTCTTATTTTTATACGAATCCTTTAAGAAGAACGACTGGCCATAAAATGGGAATTACAGATTACCCGGACAGAGTTCCTTATATCCCATGTTTTTGTTGTCCACCAAATTTAGTTAGAACCATTGCTAAATCTTCAGCTTGGGCATATAGTTTATCAGAAAATGGTGTGGCAGTTAACTTATATGGTGGGAATAAACTAGAAACAAAATTAATAGATGGGTCTACCATAAAACTAAAACAGGAAACAAATTACCCTTGGGATGGTAATATCAAAATCACTATGGATGAATGTAAAAAAGACCCTTTCGATATACTTTTAAGGATTCCTGATTGGGCAGGCAGTTCTAAAATAATGATCAATGGAAAAACGGCTAACACAAATGCAAAACCTGGAAACTTTGCAGTAATTAATCGTAAATGGCAAAAAGGTGATGTAATATCACTAAGCCTTCCAATGAACATCAAATTATTAGAAGGAAATCCTTTAATTGAAGAAGTAAGAAATCAAGCAACTATAAAAAGAGGACCTGTTGTTTATTGTTTAGAGTCTCCAGATTTACCAAAAAACACAGATATCCTGGATGTATATTTACCAATAAAATCAGAATTAACAGCCATTTACAAACCTGATCTATTAGGAGGTGTAACAGCAATTTCAGGAAACGTAAAGCTTCGTGAAAATGATCAAAAAGGTATGTATAGAGAACTTTCTAATTTAAAATGGAAAAATCATAAAGCCCAGTTTGTACCATACTTTGCATGGTCAAATCGAGGAGAATCAGAAATGAGTGTTTGGTTACCATTAATATTGGAATAG
- a CDS encoding helix-turn-helix transcriptional regulator, translated as MSTYERYRLNYNQAFNNAGEALIVAEVKDDSLLKAKAYEELGVLTYLYKQNEESGDYFLKAHKLYKSLYKNGELNISDLYQSHYNLVMHYQRIEHQSYLKAHIDTCYSLSKQFKANAVYNLYLQEKKASLEEWNKNYNKAIKLLESIAFQLENIESNVQLRVDDRRFLLIVYGRISNIYLKLNKLNLAEIYFEKFVKVNGVIGETTFYRSFLYSRYAEVLSKLGKYNKAYEYEQQSNSIGNAYLNPRNDRNKGFLTVKNPYKEQLVKKNEQINIKNLELAKNQEEILRFRILFFTILLILVIVVFLVRSRIRSLKFQKKQEISNELLSIKNKELTSNTLQLIEKEEVIKQLSSYIKESNPDKRSLSLLKSIERSSTSLWDAFNTRFKEQNIGFYARLQKKVPNLSSSDLKLCALIKLNFSGKEMAYLLGISLGSVHVARHRLRKKMNLNREVNLTNFINSI; from the coding sequence TTGAGTACATACGAACGCTACAGGTTAAATTATAATCAAGCATTTAACAATGCTGGTGAGGCGCTTATTGTAGCCGAAGTTAAGGATGATTCTCTATTAAAAGCAAAAGCATATGAAGAGTTAGGTGTGTTGACTTATTTGTATAAACAAAATGAAGAGTCTGGTGATTATTTTTTGAAAGCTCATAAGCTTTATAAAAGTTTGTATAAAAATGGGGAATTAAATATCTCTGACTTATATCAATCCCATTATAACTTGGTTATGCATTATCAACGTATTGAGCATCAAAGTTATTTAAAAGCACATATTGACACTTGTTATAGTTTATCTAAACAATTTAAGGCTAATGCTGTTTATAATCTTTATCTTCAAGAAAAGAAAGCTAGTTTAGAAGAATGGAATAAAAATTACAATAAGGCTATAAAATTACTTGAAAGTATTGCATTTCAGTTGGAAAATATTGAATCTAATGTGCAATTAAGAGTAGATGATAGGCGATTTTTACTCATTGTTTATGGTAGAATATCTAATATTTATTTGAAGCTAAATAAGCTTAATTTAGCTGAAATCTATTTTGAAAAGTTTGTAAAGGTTAATGGCGTTATAGGAGAAACTACCTTTTATAGGTCTTTTTTATATTCTCGTTATGCAGAAGTTTTGTCTAAGTTAGGAAAGTATAATAAAGCTTATGAATATGAACAACAATCGAATTCTATTGGAAATGCTTATTTAAATCCTAGAAATGATAGAAATAAAGGGTTTTTAACCGTGAAAAATCCTTATAAAGAGCAACTCGTAAAAAAAAATGAGCAAATTAATATCAAAAACTTAGAGCTCGCAAAAAACCAAGAAGAGATCCTCAGGTTCAGGATACTTTTCTTTACAATATTGCTAATCCTAGTTATTGTTGTTTTTTTAGTAAGATCTAGAATTCGATCATTGAAGTTTCAAAAAAAGCAAGAGATTTCTAATGAACTTTTAAGTATTAAGAATAAAGAGTTGACTTCAAATACACTTCAGTTAATAGAAAAAGAAGAGGTTATTAAACAGCTAAGTTCTTATATAAAAGAGTCAAATCCAGATAAGCGTTCTCTGTCTTTATTGAAATCCATAGAGCGTAGTTCTACAAGTTTATGGGATGCTTTTAATACGCGTTTCAAGGAACAGAACATCGGATTTTATGCCAGACTTCAGAAAAAAGTGCCTAATCTATCATCTTCTGATTTAAAATTATGTGCTTTGATTAAATTGAATTTTTCAGGAAAAGAAATGGCTTACCTTTTAGGTATTTCTCTTGGTAGTGTTCATGTTGCCAGACATAGACTACGAAAGAAAATGAACCTAAACAGAGAGGTCAACTTAACAAATTTTATAAACTCAATTTAA
- a CDS encoding sulfatase, protein MLMCQKYLSLLLLFFGLSNTYYINSQNKNQPNVLLIVLDDLNDYTGFLGGHPQVKTPYMDALAKEGTVFTNAHTNAPICAPSRASFLTGIYPHVSQNFWFTNWTENEVLKNSKSLAQFMGDNGYDTYATGKLMHDRVKSEWHEYGIANTFGPYAFNGKKVVPHPIMPKEYSNNKNDGLFTSLANVPDVPANSKFPGYNGWFDVANRKPFKYINENDRDLLNDEQHAKWVVEKIKALEKTASNNPFFMAVGFVRPHTPLVAPQKYFDMYPLETLKVPVIKENDTEDTYYRTTFKWTPPWAQHFEELKASYPTLDEGLRKYLQAYLACISFVDDQVGKVLKALKESRFDENTIVILTSDHGYNHGQKEFLYKNNLWEESTRVPLIVKAPDLKISQGVRINHPVSLIDVYPTIADFSNIKSSNLKNDNGKPLSGYSLKPFLENPDNPKWKGPDVALTVVRGNFKSNEVKEQSYSVRSETHRYIRYVNGKEELYDNEKDPYEWNNLASDKKYNKIKKNLQQQMNQLLNI, encoded by the coding sequence ATGTTGATGTGCCAAAAATATTTAAGTCTTCTATTGCTGTTTTTTGGATTAAGTAATACATACTATATTAATTCTCAAAATAAAAATCAACCCAATGTTCTACTTATTGTATTAGACGATTTAAATGATTACACAGGTTTTTTAGGTGGGCATCCACAAGTAAAAACACCGTATATGGACGCACTAGCTAAGGAGGGTACTGTTTTTACGAATGCTCATACGAATGCACCAATATGTGCCCCTTCGAGAGCAAGTTTTTTAACTGGAATTTATCCCCATGTTTCACAAAATTTTTGGTTTACAAATTGGACAGAAAATGAAGTTTTAAAAAACAGTAAATCCCTTGCTCAATTTATGGGAGACAATGGATATGATACCTATGCTACAGGTAAATTAATGCACGATAGAGTAAAATCTGAATGGCATGAATATGGAATAGCAAATACCTTCGGTCCTTACGCTTTCAATGGTAAAAAAGTTGTACCACACCCCATAATGCCAAAGGAATATTCTAACAATAAAAACGATGGACTGTTTACTTCCTTAGCCAATGTTCCAGATGTTCCTGCTAATAGTAAGTTTCCAGGATATAATGGTTGGTTTGATGTAGCTAATCGTAAACCCTTTAAATATATAAATGAAAACGATAGAGATTTACTAAATGATGAACAACATGCAAAATGGGTAGTCGAAAAAATTAAGGCTTTAGAAAAAACAGCATCCAATAATCCATTCTTTATGGCTGTAGGTTTTGTGCGTCCTCACACTCCTTTAGTAGCACCTCAAAAGTATTTTGATATGTATCCGTTAGAAACATTAAAAGTGCCAGTTATTAAAGAAAATGATACAGAGGATACATATTATCGTACAACATTTAAATGGACGCCACCATGGGCACAACATTTTGAAGAATTAAAAGCATCGTATCCAACCTTGGATGAAGGATTGCGTAAATATTTACAAGCTTACTTAGCCTGTATTAGTTTCGTAGACGATCAAGTTGGTAAGGTTTTGAAAGCTCTAAAAGAGAGCCGTTTCGATGAAAACACTATAGTTATTTTAACTAGCGACCATGGGTATAATCACGGACAGAAAGAATTTTTATATAAAAATAATTTATGGGAAGAAAGCACAAGAGTTCCTCTGATAGTAAAGGCACCAGATTTGAAAATAAGCCAAGGCGTGCGTATCAACCATCCTGTTTCTTTAATTGATGTGTATCCAACCATTGCTGATTTTTCTAATATCAAATCAAGTAATTTAAAAAACGATAACGGTAAACCGTTAAGCGGTTATAGTCTAAAGCCATTCTTGGAAAATCCTGATAACCCTAAATGGAAGGGGCCTGATGTCGCTTTAACTGTCGTTAGGGGAAACTTTAAAAGTAACGAAGTTAAGGAACAAAGTTATTCAGTGAGGTCTGAGACACATAGATATATCCGTTATGTAAATGGTAAGGAGGAACTTTATGATAACGAGAAGGATCCTTATGAATGGAATAATTTAGCTTCAGACAAAAAATACAACAAAATAAAAAAGAATTTACAGCAACAAATGAATCAGTTGCTAAATATTTAA
- a CDS encoding sulfatase family protein, whose amino-acid sequence MKKINSLVLVLLFLAGVSCNNETSKKEKTSSEKLVVEKPNIVVIYLDDLGYGDLSSYGATELQTPNIDALANQGVKFTNGYASSATCTPSRYALLTGMYPWRNKKAKILPGTAPLLISTEQQTLPKLLKKEGYNTAIVGKWHLGLGTGVVNWNEHVAPGPNEVGFDESYILAATQDRVPTVYIENGNVVGLDKNDPIEADYANNFEGEPTALSDPEMLTMKWHHGHNNSIVNGIGRIGYMKGGQSAKWSDMDMADHFLDKAQEYVKTHKDNPFFLYYAMQQPHVPRTPHPRFVGKSGMGPRGDVILEADWCIGEFMKTLEKEGLLENTLIVFSSDNGPVLNDGYYDDAVEKLGKHKPAGPLRGGKYSIFEAGTRVPFIVYWKGKIQPLISDAIVCQMDLLASLGNLVGTEEKMTDSINVLDAFMGKSNKGRKSLIIEATGKTALRHGNWLMIPPYKGRNFREKVGIEVGNMPEFQLYNLKEDLGQQNNLAKSNPEKLTEMIKIFEELRGKDYKTGVKEVVFR is encoded by the coding sequence AACCTCAAGCGAAAAGCTAGTGGTTGAAAAGCCCAATATCGTCGTAATATATCTTGACGATCTAGGCTATGGCGACTTAAGTTCTTACGGGGCTACAGAATTACAAACCCCTAATATAGATGCATTGGCTAATCAAGGTGTAAAATTTACAAACGGATATGCATCTTCAGCTACATGTACTCCTAGTAGATATGCCTTGCTAACAGGAATGTATCCGTGGCGGAATAAAAAAGCGAAAATTTTACCTGGAACAGCACCCTTATTAATAAGTACTGAGCAACAAACATTACCTAAACTTTTAAAAAAGGAGGGTTATAATACTGCTATTGTTGGTAAATGGCACTTAGGTTTAGGCACAGGCGTAGTAAATTGGAACGAACATGTAGCACCAGGGCCAAATGAAGTAGGTTTCGATGAGTCCTATATTCTTGCGGCTACTCAGGATCGTGTCCCCACAGTTTATATCGAAAACGGAAATGTAGTAGGTCTAGATAAAAATGACCCTATTGAGGCAGACTATGCCAATAATTTTGAAGGAGAGCCAACAGCCTTATCGGACCCAGAAATGCTTACCATGAAGTGGCATCATGGACATAATAATAGTATTGTTAATGGTATTGGGCGCATTGGTTATATGAAAGGAGGACAGTCTGCCAAATGGAGTGATATGGATATGGCGGACCATTTTCTGGATAAAGCCCAGGAATATGTTAAAACACACAAAGACAACCCTTTCTTTTTGTATTACGCCATGCAACAACCACATGTACCTCGTACACCACATCCAAGATTTGTTGGTAAATCAGGCATGGGACCAAGAGGAGATGTGATTTTAGAGGCAGATTGGTGTATTGGTGAATTTATGAAAACACTGGAAAAAGAAGGGCTGCTAGAAAATACCTTAATTGTTTTTTCAAGTGATAATGGTCCTGTATTGAATGATGGCTATTATGATGATGCTGTGGAAAAATTAGGTAAACACAAACCCGCTGGACCACTAAGGGGTGGAAAATATAGCATATTTGAAGCCGGTACACGTGTTCCTTTTATTGTTTATTGGAAGGGGAAGATTCAGCCATTAATTTCAGATGCTATAGTCTGTCAAATGGATCTCTTGGCCTCTTTAGGGAATTTAGTAGGAACGGAAGAGAAAATGACAGATAGTATAAATGTATTGGATGCCTTTATGGGTAAATCAAACAAAGGTAGAAAGAGTTTGATTATTGAAGCAACTGGTAAGACTGCATTACGTCATGGAAATTGGTTGATGATTCCACCATATAAGGGAAGGAATTTTAGAGAGAAAGTGGGTATTGAAGTTGGAAATATGCCTGAATTCCAACTATACAATTTAAAGGAAGATTTAGGGCAACAAAACAATCTTGCTAAATCTAACCCAGAAAAGCTTACTGAAATGATTAAAATCTTTGAAGAATTAAGAGGAAAAGATTATAAAACAGGTGTAAAAGAAGTAGTATTTAGATAA
- a CDS encoding mandelate racemase/muconate lactonizing enzyme family protein encodes MKIKAIETFVLKDELQQSFFFSQWEYSERCICVVKVTAEDGTYGWGEGYGPAKLVEAGIDLLKPMVIGLNPLENEVIWNKMYRKTLDFARRGTLMASISALDIAIWDLKGKLLGLPISTLLGGAHRNKIKPYATGLYFTDHNDFSKGFVEEAKLYVSQGFKAMKMKVGLGIKEDVANVKLIRETIGDNIELMIDSNHAYTLREAIELSRKIEKYDIKWFEEPISPEFYGQYNELRQKTSIPIAGGECEYLRFGFQQLIKNKSVDILQPDICACGGLTEAKRISALATTNGVDLIPHTWGTSIGLHVALHFISNLESVPGRMYQPDFLMEFDQTENGLRERLTFPKIKMNNGMIEVPNRPGLGIDVDEDVLSEYSINKKVLREVI; translated from the coding sequence ATGAAGATAAAAGCAATAGAAACCTTTGTCTTAAAAGATGAGTTACAACAAAGTTTTTTCTTTTCACAATGGGAGTATTCTGAAAGATGTATTTGTGTTGTTAAAGTAACAGCAGAAGATGGTACCTATGGTTGGGGGGAAGGATATGGACCAGCAAAATTAGTAGAAGCTGGTATTGATTTATTAAAACCGATGGTAATAGGTCTAAACCCTCTTGAGAATGAAGTTATTTGGAATAAAATGTATCGTAAAACTCTTGACTTTGCTAGAAGAGGTACTTTAATGGCGTCAATAAGCGCATTAGATATTGCTATTTGGGACTTAAAAGGTAAGCTTTTAGGACTTCCAATTTCTACACTATTGGGTGGGGCACATAGAAATAAAATTAAGCCTTATGCTACAGGTTTGTATTTTACAGATCACAATGATTTTTCTAAAGGTTTTGTTGAAGAAGCTAAGCTATATGTATCGCAGGGTTTTAAGGCAATGAAGATGAAAGTTGGCCTGGGAATAAAAGAAGATGTGGCTAATGTAAAATTAATACGTGAAACCATTGGAGATAATATTGAGTTAATGATAGATTCTAATCACGCATATACATTGCGAGAAGCAATTGAACTTTCAAGGAAAATCGAAAAATATGATATTAAGTGGTTTGAAGAACCAATTTCTCCAGAATTTTATGGACAGTATAATGAATTAAGACAAAAAACCAGTATTCCAATTGCAGGAGGAGAATGCGAATACTTAAGATTTGGATTTCAACAGTTGATAAAAAATAAATCGGTAGATATTTTACAACCCGATATTTGTGCATGCGGAGGCTTAACTGAGGCCAAAAGAATATCAGCATTGGCAACAACAAATGGAGTAGATTTAATTCCGCACACGTGGGGTACTTCTATCGGGCTTCATGTCGCATTGCATTTTATTTCAAATTTAGAGTCTGTACCGGGAAGAATGTACCAACCAGATTTTTTAATGGAGTTTGATCAAACAGAAAATGGACTGCGTGAGCGTCTCACTTTTCCAAAAATTAAGATGAACAATGGTATGATAGAAGTTCCTAATAGACCAGGATTAGGGATCGATGTAGATGAAGATGTTTTAAGTGAATATTCAATTAACAAGAAAGTTTTAAGAGAGGTTATATAA
- a CDS encoding glycoside hydrolase family 2 TIM barrel-domain containing protein yields the protein MHALKISIFFFLSSAFIGNLAIAQQNDWENELMFEQNKLRSRVPSYSFVNHQDALIGNRETSRMQSLNGLWQFNFVEKSSERPQDFITKDFEGNSKEWKKIPVPSNWELQGYGQPIYSNIIYPFTPNIQNGGKRNFSYLGPHPPQFPYIERYRDNPVGSYYRDFTVPEAWENQSVILHFGGVSSAFYVWVNGKKVGYSQGSRLAAEFDITDFISAGKNRVAVQVFRWSDGSYLEDQDMWRLSGIHREVLLLAQPKIALNDMFVRTKFDKDLEDAKLEIRPYLWMKGDEDQLKNWTISAQLYDATGNKVLEAPMSCSIEDVHFERWPQRDINKFAFLEAQIKQPNKWSVENPYLYTLVFDVKNPKGEIVESRSQKIGFRTVSFSKESELLINGKVTKIKGVNRHDHHPIRGKALTRADMEADVKLLKQFNFNAVRTSHYPNDPYFYDLCDKYGIYVMDEANIETHHLGSYAPQQPSLSIPILSRVMRMVDRDKNHPSIISWSLGNEAGTGPAFAAAAAWAKDYDSSRFMHYEGAQGKPTHPEYKEGVEGQKVFRGKAHANPDDPDYVDVLSRMYPEIYQLKAMSESKYINRPIIMCEYAHAMGNSIGGLGDYWDLINSKKNLIGGFIWDMIDQGLETTTKKGDKFYAYGGDFGDIPNDKNFCINGVFSPDRKANPHAWEVKYIHQPFNFEAVDVKNGKLKAINHLNETNLNAYQVRWVVSKNGNEIQSGILNNINVEPNTSSEITIPFKKINFKDDSDYWINISVHEKENRLWAGKGFEIAKDQILLKASQVTKGYKSISKAKVLIKESEHSIEVSGQGFSALISKLNGELSSFKTNNQEQIASPLKPDFFRPPIDNDLRGASSRSFRKSREYWEFLADKLKTESINIENKQENDVVVKVTKSFNEEVKLQIDYRFLSDGRLIVKMVMDADASLPGLVKFGMTLGVPKNYSKTAFYGKGPWENYIDRKRGTIVDEYIFNTDDLFTNYIFPQENGNRSEVKWLKLSENKKNNIVIQGSPEFGFSIWPYSAKNIQDAKHPYDLKPQGFYTLNLNLVQMSVGGTLSETLPQYIIPSGKYQLEFIIE from the coding sequence ATGCATGCCCTCAAAATAAGTATTTTCTTTTTTTTAAGTAGTGCCTTTATTGGTAATCTGGCTATCGCTCAACAAAATGATTGGGAAAACGAATTAATGTTCGAGCAAAATAAGTTGCGTTCTCGCGTACCAAGTTATTCCTTTGTTAATCATCAAGATGCCTTAATAGGTAACAGGGAAACTTCCAGAATGCAGTCTTTAAATGGCCTCTGGCAGTTTAATTTTGTAGAGAAATCGTCTGAAAGACCACAAGATTTTATTACTAAAGATTTTGAAGGAAACTCAAAAGAATGGAAAAAGATACCAGTGCCTTCAAATTGGGAACTTCAAGGCTATGGACAACCTATTTACAGTAATATCATTTATCCTTTTACGCCAAATATTCAAAATGGAGGCAAACGAAATTTTAGTTATTTAGGGCCACATCCGCCTCAATTTCCTTATATAGAAAGATATAGAGACAATCCTGTTGGTAGTTATTATAGAGACTTTACTGTTCCTGAAGCATGGGAAAACCAATCTGTTATTCTACATTTTGGAGGCGTATCGTCAGCCTTTTATGTTTGGGTAAATGGAAAGAAAGTGGGTTACAGTCAAGGTAGTCGATTAGCAGCAGAATTTGATATAACCGATTTTATTTCAGCAGGAAAAAACCGAGTTGCTGTTCAAGTATTTCGTTGGAGTGATGGTAGCTATTTAGAAGATCAGGATATGTGGAGATTAAGTGGTATTCACAGAGAGGTTTTACTCTTAGCACAACCTAAAATAGCACTTAACGATATGTTTGTGCGTACTAAATTTGATAAAGATTTAGAAGATGCCAAACTAGAAATCCGCCCGTATTTGTGGATGAAAGGAGACGAAGACCAATTGAAAAACTGGACAATTTCAGCACAACTTTATGACGCCACAGGGAATAAGGTTTTAGAAGCACCAATGTCTTGCAGTATAGAAGATGTGCATTTTGAACGATGGCCACAACGTGATATTAATAAATTTGCTTTTTTGGAAGCCCAAATAAAACAACCAAATAAATGGTCGGTAGAGAACCCTTATCTATATACTTTAGTATTCGATGTTAAAAATCCAAAAGGAGAAATTGTAGAATCCCGAAGTCAAAAAATTGGATTTAGAACGGTGTCCTTCAGTAAGGAAAGTGAACTTCTTATTAATGGAAAAGTAACTAAAATTAAAGGAGTAAACCGTCACGATCACCATCCAATTCGAGGAAAAGCGCTTACTAGGGCAGATATGGAAGCTGACGTAAAATTGCTAAAGCAGTTCAATTTTAATGCCGTAAGAACATCACATTACCCCAATGACCCATATTTCTATGATTTATGCGACAAATATGGTATTTACGTCATGGATGAAGCTAATATTGAAACACATCATTTAGGCAGTTATGCACCACAACAACCAAGTTTGTCAATCCCAATATTAAGTAGAGTAATGCGGATGGTAGACAGAGATAAAAATCATCCAAGTATTATTTCGTGGTCTTTAGGTAATGAGGCTGGTACTGGACCTGCCTTTGCTGCTGCAGCTGCTTGGGCAAAAGATTATGACTCTTCACGTTTTATGCATTATGAAGGCGCACAAGGTAAACCTACACATCCAGAATACAAGGAAGGTGTTGAAGGACAAAAGGTATTTAGAGGAAAAGCCCATGCAAATCCTGATGATCCTGATTATGTAGATGTTTTGAGTAGAATGTATCCTGAAATCTACCAACTTAAAGCAATGTCTGAGAGTAAATACATTAATAGGCCAATTATTATGTGTGAATATGCACATGCCATGGGGAATTCTATTGGTGGTTTAGGCGACTATTGGGATTTAATTAATTCTAAAAAGAACTTAATTGGTGGTTTTATTTGGGATATGATAGATCAAGGATTAGAAACGACGACTAAAAAAGGTGATAAATTCTATGCCTATGGCGGAGATTTTGGAGACATTCCAAATGATAAAAATTTCTGTATTAATGGTGTGTTTTCTCCAGATAGGAAAGCGAATCCACATGCGTGGGAAGTGAAATATATTCACCAACCCTTTAATTTTGAAGCAGTAGATGTTAAAAATGGAAAGCTCAAAGCCATAAATCATTTAAATGAAACCAATCTCAATGCTTATCAAGTAAGGTGGGTAGTTTCTAAGAATGGAAACGAAATACAGTCAGGAATTTTAAATAACATTAATGTTGAACCTAATACCTCTTCTGAAATAACTATTCCTTTTAAAAAGATAAATTTTAAAGATGATTCCGATTACTGGATTAACATTTCTGTTCATGAAAAGGAAAATCGTCTTTGGGCAGGTAAAGGTTTTGAGATTGCAAAGGATCAAATACTTCTGAAAGCGAGTCAAGTCACTAAGGGATATAAATCAATATCAAAAGCTAAGGTTTTAATAAAAGAATCAGAACATTCAATTGAAGTTTCAGGCCAAGGTTTTTCGGCTTTAATTTCAAAGTTAAATGGTGAGTTGAGTTCCTTTAAAACCAATAATCAAGAGCAAATAGCTTCGCCCTTAAAACCTGACTTTTTCCGCCCTCCAATAGATAATGATTTACGTGGTGCAAGCAGTAGATCATTTAGAAAATCAAGAGAATATTGGGAATTTTTAGCCGATAAATTAAAGACAGAATCTATAAATATAGAGAATAAACAAGAAAATGATGTCGTAGTCAAAGTCACTAAATCATTTAATGAAGAAGTTAAATTACAAATTGACTATCGTTTTTTAAGTGATGGAAGATTGATTGTAAAAATGGTTATGGATGCAGATGCATCTTTGCCAGGGTTAGTAAAATTTGGAATGACATTAGGAGTGCCTAAAAATTATTCCAAAACAGCTTTCTATGGAAAAGGGCCGTGGGAAAATTATATAGACAGAAAGCGAGGTACTATTGTAGATGAATATATTTTTAACACAGACGATTTATTTACCAATTACATCTTTCCACAGGAAAATGGTAATCGTTCTGAGGTAAAATGGTTGAAACTTTCTGAAAATAAAAAAAACAACATAGTAATTCAAGGTTCGCCAGAATTTGGATTTTCAATATGGCCTTATTCGGCTAAAAATATTCAGGATGCTAAGCACCCTTATGATTTGAAACCTCAAGGATTTTATACCTTAAACCTGAATTTGGTTCAAATGAGTGTTGGTGGCACGCTTTCTGAAACTTTACCACAGTATATTATTCCTTCTGGAAAATATCAATTAGAATTTATAATAGAATGA